Proteins encoded in a region of the Pseudomonas sp. GOM7 genome:
- a CDS encoding AraC family transcriptional regulator, with the protein MAQLEHLQVFQTMSRSPNARLHGLAHLGDGLALARWSNAHDVRDYLAPSHHTLSCYLSGGTGTFRREHPGNKGAPDRLCIMPAEHESAWIINGQIQLVHLYVEQERFALGAVTLLDREPRSLQLQEATFLEDAEQAARFRQLCRLDWQEPGERLLTSSLAHELLDHALLNQVGLRPGLRLKGGLAPVQRRRLREHIEQHLAEPLSLGELASLCALSEYHFARMFQTSFGLPPHRYVLARRLARACHLLRHSRLPLGEVAMACGFASPSHFSNRFRLALRATPGQYRAAFQG; encoded by the coding sequence ATGGCGCAACTCGAACACCTGCAGGTATTCCAGACCATGAGTCGCTCGCCCAATGCGCGACTGCACGGCCTGGCCCATCTGGGCGACGGTCTGGCCCTGGCGCGCTGGAGCAACGCCCATGACGTACGCGACTACCTCGCCCCCAGCCATCATACCCTGTCATGCTACCTGAGCGGAGGCACCGGTACTTTTCGCCGCGAGCATCCGGGCAACAAGGGTGCCCCGGATCGCCTGTGCATCATGCCGGCCGAACACGAGTCGGCCTGGATCATCAATGGCCAGATCCAGCTCGTCCACCTCTATGTGGAGCAGGAGCGCTTCGCCCTCGGCGCGGTTACCTTGCTCGACCGTGAACCGCGCAGCCTGCAACTGCAGGAAGCCACCTTCCTCGAGGATGCCGAGCAGGCGGCGCGCTTTCGCCAGCTATGCCGGCTCGACTGGCAGGAGCCCGGCGAACGCCTGCTGACCAGCAGCCTGGCGCATGAGTTGCTCGACCACGCCCTGCTGAACCAGGTTGGGCTGCGCCCGGGCCTGCGCCTGAAAGGCGGCCTGGCCCCGGTGCAACGCCGCCGTCTGCGCGAACATATCGAGCAGCACCTGGCCGAACCGCTGTCGCTGGGCGAGCTGGCAAGCCTCTGCGCGCTGTCCGAATACCATTTCGCGCGGATGTTCCAGACCAGCTTCGGCCTACCGCCACACCGCTACGTGCTGGCCCGTCGCCTGGCCCGCGCCTGCCACCTGCTGCGTCACTCGCGCCTGCCACTGGGCGAAGTCGCTATGGCCTGCGGCTTCGCCAGCCCCAGCCACTTCAGCAACCGCTTCCGCCTGGCGCTACGCGCAACGCCAGGCCAGTACCGTGCCGCCTTCCAGGGCTGA
- the bglX gene encoding beta-glucosidase BglX — MKPLRSFALASLLCPPILALAAPSLDDKDAFINDLIGRMTLEEKVGQLRLISIGGDMPRERIREEIAAGRIGATFNSVIRPENRPMQEAAMRSRLGIPIFFAYDIIHGHRTTFPIGLGLASSWDIPAIENSARIAAFEASADSLDMTFAPTVDISRDPRWGRTSEGFGEDPYLVSKIAAAMVKGYQGDDLSSPQHIMASVKHFALYGAVEGGRDYNVVDMSPMRMYQDYLPPYHAAIEAGAGGVMVALNAINGVPASANTWLLRDLLRRDWGFKGVALSDHGAITELIRHGVASDGREAARLAITAGVGMSMADTLYDQELPGLVRDGVVPQAVLDEAVSHVLSTKYELGLFHDPFRRIGRAEDDPADVNAESRLHRADARAMARDSLVLLENHGDTLPLNRNATVALIGPLADSPVDMLGSWSAVGVAEQAVTLRKGMETALKGHGKLLYAVGANVTDDAHVINYLNQLNWDRPEVVLDKRTPQEMLEEAVRVATQADVIVAAVGEARGMSHESSSRTRLDLPDSQQALLRALKATGKPLVLVLMNGRPLALGWEKENADAMLETWYSGIEGGNAIADVLFGDHNPSGKLPITFPRSVGQIPTYYNHLRLGRPYTPGTPGNYTSQYFEEPNGPLYPFGYGLSYSDFQLSAPKLSAERMGPDEKIRVSVTLKNAGSRAGATVVQLYLRDEAASVIRPVKELKDFRRVKLEAGEARELSFDIDEPMLRFYDASLRHVSEPGAFRVQLGLDSETVQEARFELLPRR; from the coding sequence ATGAAACCACTGCGCTCGTTCGCTCTTGCCTCTCTGCTCTGCCCCCCCATTCTCGCCCTGGCTGCCCCCTCGCTGGATGACAAGGATGCCTTCATCAACGACCTGATCGGGCGCATGACGCTGGAAGAAAAGGTCGGTCAGTTGCGCCTGATCAGCATTGGCGGCGACATGCCGCGCGAGCGCATCCGTGAGGAAATCGCCGCCGGGCGCATCGGCGCCACCTTCAACTCGGTGATCCGCCCGGAGAACCGGCCCATGCAGGAAGCCGCCATGCGCAGCCGCCTGGGTATTCCGATCTTCTTCGCCTACGACATCATCCATGGTCATCGCACCACCTTCCCCATCGGCCTCGGTCTGGCTTCGAGCTGGGACATTCCGGCCATCGAGAACAGCGCGCGCATCGCCGCCTTCGAGGCCAGCGCCGACAGCCTGGACATGACCTTCGCGCCCACCGTGGATATTTCCCGTGATCCGCGCTGGGGGCGCACTTCCGAGGGCTTCGGCGAGGATCCGTATCTGGTGTCGAAGATCGCCGCCGCCATGGTCAAGGGCTACCAGGGCGACGATCTGAGTTCGCCCCAGCACATCATGGCCAGCGTCAAGCACTTCGCTCTGTACGGCGCGGTGGAGGGGGGGCGTGACTACAACGTGGTGGACATGAGCCCGATGCGCATGTACCAGGACTACCTGCCGCCCTACCACGCGGCTATCGAGGCCGGTGCCGGCGGGGTGATGGTGGCGCTCAATGCCATCAATGGCGTGCCGGCTTCGGCCAATACCTGGCTGCTGCGTGACCTGCTGCGCCGCGATTGGGGCTTCAAGGGCGTGGCGCTGAGCGATCACGGTGCCATCACTGAGCTGATTCGCCACGGTGTTGCTTCAGATGGCCGCGAAGCTGCGCGCCTGGCCATCACCGCAGGCGTTGGCATGAGCATGGCCGACACCCTGTACGATCAGGAACTGCCGGGTCTGGTGCGCGACGGCGTGGTGCCGCAGGCGGTGCTCGACGAGGCCGTCAGCCACGTGCTGAGCACCAAGTACGAACTCGGCCTGTTCCATGATCCTTTCCGCCGCATCGGCCGCGCCGAGGACGATCCGGCCGACGTCAATGCCGAAAGCCGCCTGCACCGTGCCGATGCTCGTGCCATGGCGCGCGATTCCCTGGTATTGCTGGAAAACCATGGTGACACCCTGCCGCTGAACAGGAACGCCACCGTTGCCCTGATCGGCCCGCTGGCCGACTCGCCGGTGGACATGCTTGGTAGCTGGTCGGCGGTCGGCGTGGCCGAGCAGGCGGTGACCCTGCGCAAGGGTATGGAGACGGCCCTCAAAGGCCACGGCAAGCTGCTCTATGCCGTCGGTGCCAACGTCACCGATGACGCCCATGTGATCAACTACCTCAACCAGCTCAACTGGGATCGCCCGGAAGTGGTGCTGGACAAGCGCACGCCGCAGGAAATGCTCGAAGAGGCCGTGCGCGTCGCGACTCAGGCCGACGTCATCGTCGCTGCCGTGGGCGAGGCGCGTGGGATGTCGCACGAGTCCTCCAGCCGTACTCGCCTGGATCTGCCCGACAGTCAGCAGGCCCTGCTGCGTGCCCTCAAGGCCACCGGCAAACCCCTGGTGCTGGTGCTGATGAACGGCCGGCCACTGGCGCTCGGCTGGGAGAAGGAAAACGCCGACGCCATGCTGGAAACCTGGTACAGCGGCATCGAAGGCGGCAACGCCATCGCCGATGTGCTGTTCGGCGACCACAACCCGTCGGGCAAGCTGCCGATCACCTTCCCGCGTTCGGTGGGGCAGATTCCCACCTATTACAACCATCTGCGTCTGGGCCGCCCTTACACTCCCGGCACGCCGGGCAACTACACCTCGCAGTATTTCGAGGAGCCCAACGGCCCGCTGTATCCGTTCGGCTACGGTTTGAGTTACAGCGACTTCCAGCTTTCGGCACCGAAGCTGTCCGCCGAGCGCATGGGGCCTGACGAAAAGATTCGTGTCAGCGTGACCCTGAAAAACGCTGGAAGCCGCGCCGGTGCTACGGTCGTGCAGCTCTATCTGCGTGACGAGGCCGCTTCGGTGATCCGTCCGGTTAAGGAACTCAAGGATTTTCGCAGGGTCAAGCTTGAGGCAGGCGAGGCGCGTGAGCTGAGTTTCGACATCGACGAACCCATGCTGCGTTTCTACGATGCCAGCCTGCGCCATGTCAGCGAGCCAGGTGCTTTCCGTGTTCAGCTTGGCCTGGATTCGGAGACCGTGCAGGAGGCCCGTTTCGAGCTATTGCCGCGCCGTTGA